The Macaca nemestrina isolate mMacNem1 chromosome 15, mMacNem.hap1, whole genome shotgun sequence genome segment GGACACAACACATGCATATAAAGGTTTGACTTTTTGACTCCACTTTTCTGCCTGATTGCGGGGAAGATGACATGAGGCTGGCCCTTCCTGAAGCTTTGCTCCTCCACCACTGACCAACAGACAGGCCTTGAGGTGGCCTTACAAGGTCGGCAGTGACCACAGCCCACTTCCCCACATCCTTAATCAGAACCTCGTGCAGTTCATCCCCACATTACCCAAACATAACGTCATAGTGCTACACACAGATGTGTTGCATTGTGATGCTGTGGCAATGACGATGATGCTGAAGTGTGGGCCACCGAAGGCAGAGACCAGATGTGGCTGGTCTTGCCTGGAAGCCAAGCTGTTGAGCAGGGGTGGAGTCCCTCTACAGAGGATGCTCACCAAGTTCCTCTTAATGCATTGTCGATAACTGTCCTGCCCTGGTTTTTCTGCCTTCCTCAGATTATCTGTAGGAATTGTCCTCCTGCATCACCCTTCCCAAATGacgaagaagaaagaaagagcagtGACAGCACCTGAAATTCAGGAACGAGTGGGTATGGTGAGCTGCATGTGTGACATGTTCTCTCTTTACATTGTCTGCTTTGAGACATAagatgaggggagggagagagttGGTCCTCaatatattcagttttttccAAGAGTCTCCCAGAATTATTGACCTATTTGGATGACAAGTCTTCATTGCCTTGTTGTCCATCTCCATGTGTAACCTTCCCCCTGTCCCCACGGCCCTGGCTTGTTCTGCTGCTGAACAGGTCACCTGGAGAGAAACACTGTGTCTAGTGAGAAGTCAGCAGGTGGCAGGGTGCACCTCTCCCCACACTATGACCCTTGGATTCCCCACTGTGCCACACCAGAGCAAGCTTGGGTCCCTCAGGATAAGGATGATTTGTTAATGTCCCCTTGGCTGGTGGGCATTTGTTTACCCACTACTGTAGCCCCAAGATCCCCCAAACAAGAATTTCCATGCCTCAAAGTAACAGCAAAAATAAACAGGAGAACAAAGCACGTGTTTGAGCCCAGTGGTTTCCATCAGACGCACCTCCTGAGCCATCTGGTTGGGTTGCTGGCTCTTCCCAGCAGTGGGAGTGGTGTGCaagagaaagcaccacccagcGGGAGGGGGACCCAGCCCTGCCAGGGGAGGTTTTGAGGAACTGGATTCTTTATTACCCATTTCTCTCCTTGCGGGTTCCACAGAGAGGGTCCGTGTCCTCCCTGTTGTTGAGAATGGGGCTGCATGTTGTCACCTACAGAAAAATTCAGAGACCAGACAATGGGCCTGGGCTGTGAGAGCAATCAGAACGCTGTGGAAATAGGAGGCCTCGTTGGACCCCAGGATTCATACACAGACTGCGCTGGGGCTCTGGGAAGCCAAGGACAGAAATGCCTCCTTCACCCCAAATGATAAGGGCAAGGATTTTCAATGCCCAGAGGGAAAAGTAttgtatttgcatttatttaagtGCTGATGTTGGTCAGCAGCGCATCCAGCCATGTCTTTAGAATCCTCTGAATGGCCAGACAGACAGCTGCTCTCCACGCCACAGGCTGCCCAGCTTCACACATCACCTAGAGTCTCGTGGCCAAGGAAGTTTTGCCAAATGGACACAGCCTTTGTCTCCCTTAAGTGTTAAACACCAAAGTTCCAACTGAAAACTGGAGACCATGAGATGACTTTAAAAAGAAGTTCCAAATGCCCCACTGAGCCCCACAAAACCTCCATCTTTCCTTTCACCTCCCCTGCCCCTTGAGTTTTCCATTAAAAACAATCTGAACCATAGCATCTATATTTCAAAACTGGCAAGAGTATTAACTCTAAGGGCCTGCACCTGGTGGTTTTTCAACTGCTCCAGGGTGTCACCTCGGAGACCGATGCATTGCTAAGGCAAAACCAGAAACACCCTTTCTCTGAGGCTTTGGGGCCTTGGAGGGAGACACATTTCCTCTGTCTGTTCTCCTGCACAGTGACAGCAAAAAGCCCACAGGAGACGTGAGGCCTCCCAGAGATACTCAGGTAACTTCTAGTGACTCTGACCATTGGTGACCCCAGGGCTCTGTTCCAGTGCCCCAGGCAGAATggtgccgtgtgtgtgtgtgtgtgtgtgtgtgtgtgtgtgtgtgtgtgaaagagagagagaaggagagtgCACACTATCAACCACATTATCATCATAGGGAGAAATCTTTGcaaatgtgacttttaaaatgaGGATATAAATGTAAATGGCTTTGAGCAGTTTTTGCtgataaaaatgattttagttagtcctcttcttccctcttccttccctccttacCCCCAATTTTAAGGAAAAGAGAGACACAGAACAAAAGTTCCTTAAGCGAACTGCCTGACTAGCTCCCTACTTGGTGTGTGCCCCAGCCACACTTCAGGATTTAAAATCTCAGGATGCTGCATCAACTGTGAACTATGAACTGTGCTAAAATGCTTTAAAAGGACAGCTTTCAAAACACAGTGCATCATCTCCCGTTCACACATCCTTTAGAAAACAGCCCGATGGAAGTTTCCGCCATGGCTTCCTCCGTCTGAGCTCGGAGCACTGGCATTCCCAGCAGCATGAAGTGGAGGCGGGGCCACAAGCAGGGTGTCTGAGGCCTGCCCTGGCTCAAAGACAGGTTGTCcttgattttgtttccttgttaGTGTGGATCATATCCGTAGTCAAGTGTGTGATAACCTGAGTACATTTAGATGAATTAATTCAAGTATCTTTGAACAAATCCCTGGCCTCTCTCGCCCTAGCCCTGTAGATTATGTGACTTCACAAATACCTGTAACTCACTTCAAGCAACTTTTCTCACACTTTTCAGGCTTCTCTTTGCAAATAAACCCAAGACTATTAGAAATGTAAGAACTAAAGAGGCACTTCCTGCCTCCTTGCCACCTAAGAGGTTAATTGCACTTCTGGCCGTTCTGGAGGATGTCAACAATTTAACATTTAGCAAGACTGGGGAAATGCAGGAATGCAAATGTAAAGAAATGTTTCCAGTCCTGAACATGCTCCCTTTGACCAAAAAATCAGATCTTCTTATCTAATTGAATAATTAATTGACTTAGTTTTCATCCCAGGAAGAGAAACAAATCATTTCAATCCTAATCGGCATGAGCAGCCCACCTTTTCCTCTTAGATGGTCGAAGTGAGCAGAGAAGCTATTCAGGGGAGCCCCTTAGCCCCGGCCTCCTCACACCCTGATCCGGAATTGGTCACACTGGAATTTGAAAAGGAAGGGGGAGTAAGAATCATTACAGAGTCACAAAATCTCCACTGCGGCACCCCAACGCACAGCTTCCACTTCAGGAACACCACACACGCGTAGAAAATACCTGCATGTTCCAAGGGAGCTTTAAGGAGAAGGCTTACAATTGTTTGCTAAGATTTCAGTCCAGTCTTTCAGAAAGATGTGGGTCCCCCTTTGGAATGGGGAGTTCAAAGCTCTGAGGATGGTGGCCGGTGATTCTAGTGTCTCTAGGGCCACCTCACTTTCAGCAGTCTGTCCCAGGTGTCGGACTATGGGAAACAAAAGAGACAGTGTTGGAAGCCACGGCGCCCCTGCTGCCTGCACGTCTGGAGCTTGGGAGGGAGCCCCAGGTTACCTGCAGCCGCGCTGCAGACGGGCAGCATGCTCTAAGGGAGCCCGTGTGCCTGGCGTCGGGGGAGGTTGAGGGGTCAGCTTCCGGGACCGGGGTGTGTCTGCCCACAGGGAACCTGGGCCTGCTCCTGCTGCCACCTCTTTGTACTGTGGTCAGTGTCCCCATGCCTGCGCATCCCCTCCCCCAGTCGCTCAGGGCCCCCTTTACCTGTACTGGTTCTCCATTGCCCTGCTCTCTGCTCGCTCTGGAACCCAGGAGTAACTGTCTGCTGCATTCTGGggcttctccttcttctcctccctcttcgCTCTCCGCTTGCGATAGACCAGTAGCCCCAGAGCCAGGGCCAGCAGAAGTAGGATGCCCACCACGGTGCCTAGGATGTAGAATAAAAGCAGCTTTTGCCCGTCAGTGCCGTCGTCGTTTTGTGTGGCCACGGAGGAGTCCCCACCTGCAGGCTCCTGGGCGCCAGAGGCAGCTGTGGTGTGATGGATGCTGGGCTCCCTCCAGAGGCCTGGGGACCCACTGGGGGCCAGCACCTCAAGTGGGACAGAGGTGATGGGGGCATCAGATGAGAGCAAAGGTCTCCTTGTGGTGGGTGTAGACTTGGGGGTGCCCTCCGGGCCCCTCGTGGGACTGGCTGTTGCAGCGGGAGGCACAGtgctcccctctctctctcccttgtaCTCCTCATCGGGGGGCCCAGATGGTGGTCCCAGAGACACAGGCCCCATGGCGCAGGAGACCCCATTGGGGGCCAGCACCCAGCCTGGCAGGCAGCCACAGCGGAAGGACCCTTGTGTGTTGAAGCACAAGCTGTCGCAGAGGGGGCCCCCCGGGCCCACACACTCATCCACGTCCTGGCACTGAGTGCCGTCCTCCCCGGCCAGGACATAGCCCTCCTCGCAGGAACAGTGGAATGAGCCCTCTGTGTTGGTGCAGCCCTGGGCGCAAGGCGAGCGGCCCAGGGCACACTCATCCACATCCTGACAGGCCCCCTCTCCAGGACCGCCCGGCTCATAGCCAACCCAGCATTCGCAGCGGAAGCTCCCAGGGGTGTTGACACACTCCTGGGCACAGGGGGAGTCCTGGCATTCGTCCACGTCCACACAGTCCAGCTGACTCCAGTCCAGCTGGTACCCTTGGGGGCAGCGGCACGTGTAGTTTTTCCCATGGGGTCCCGGGATGCATGTGGCCCCCCCACGACATGGGCTAGAGCTGCAAGGGTTTCGTGAGGCACAGGTCACCAGGTCGTCCAGCAGCCGGAACCCTGGCCGGCAGCCGCAGAGGAAGGAGCCATCCCCGCCTTCAAAGCAGTCCTGGTGGCAGCCCCCATTGTTGAAGTTGCAGCCATACTTGGGGCTGACACAGAGGGGGCCCGAGCTGCCCCAGTCGAACACATCGGGGGCCTTCTCCTTGCACAGGAAATAATGACTCTGACTGTCGTCTTTGTCCCCTTCCCCACAGGCCACATTGGCGGCAGAGGCAAAGGGCACAGCCTCCAAGGAGGAACTGGTGGTCTGGAAGGGGGTGGTGTAGGTCACCTGACCTGGGCCCCCCAGGGCCAGAGGCCGGCACATGCCTTTGAAGCTGAATTTGCACACGAAGCCCTCGATGTTACTTCCGGGGGAGCCTGGGCTCCCACAGGGGCCTTCGGACCACTTCGGGAGGCGCCCGGGAAGGAGCGGCTGGGACAGGTCCAGCAGCAGAGACACACAGCGCTTGGAGATGCACGAGTTCCGGAGCTCCTTGTGCCAGTTAGAGTAAGGCGTGTCCTCCCCGCCGCCCACCCAGCTGAAGCCCTTCAGCGGCAGACTGGGGTCCAGGCACTTGCCCTTCTCTCGCTGGAGCCCAATCCAGAACTTGCCCATCCTTGCCGTCAGGGCTGCCTCCCGCCTCAGGAGTTGGGCCAGTACTTGCTGGACGTGCTGGGCCTCCTCCTCGCTCTTCACAGTGGCCAGGTTGCCCCCgttctggaggcagaggttctgGGCCTCGGCAGCGCTCAGCTTGCCCCAGTGGGCCGTATAGCAGGCGGTCCCCGCGCAGACCACCGCGTCTGTGTCAGCTCCTGTCCCGGCCCCGAGCTGCctcaggagcagcagcagcagcagcagcaggcccACAGAGGTGGCCATCCCGGTCTCCGTGTGCCCCTCGGCAGGAGGCGAGAAGCCCAGCAGCGACAGTAGCTTCTATCTCGGCTCCCAGCTGGGACCCGAAGGGAGCTGAGGGGTGAGCTGCAGCCACTCTGGCCCCGAGAAGGACACAAAGGCTGCGGGCTTTCCACGTCCCCGTGACCCAAGGCGCATCCTGTACTGTTGTACTTCTTATTTCTCACCGGATGCTGGGGCTTCCTGCCATGAATTGTTCTCTGACTCCTGCTGCCTTCATCACGGTGCTGTTGTTCATAAAAGGAGCTAGGCAGCTCTGCCGGGTCCCTGGCTCAGCACTGTGGAAACTCAGCGACGTGGGGAAGACGTTACAGCCTGGAGATACTGCCGGCTTGATTTTGGCTCCATTCTCTTTCTCATGGCATGAGGAGCCTCGGAGGCATGCTATGGAGTGCACAGAGGCTTTGGGGGCTAGGAACTCGAGGAAGCTCCCTTAGTAACCCATAATAAAATTCCACTTTGGTTTGCAaaccatcaaaaaagaaaaaaaattctgagacttAAGACGCAAGGCCATGGATGGTTataattttcagccttttttagAAGCAAACTGGACTTTCCTTTTGCCTAGCTCATGTTCTCTGTTGACTTTGggagtcttttctcttttatcctCCCATCCTGAACTTTAAATAgacagacattttttaaataggagCCGGGTCGTGGGAATGTCTGG includes the following:
- the LOC105486769 gene encoding complement component C1q receptor; translation: MATSVGLLLLLLLLLRQLGAGTGADTDAVVCAGTACYTAHWGKLSAAEAQNLCLQNGGNLATVKSEEEAQHVQQVLAQLLRREAALTARMGKFWIGLQREKGKCLDPSLPLKGFSWVGGGEDTPYSNWHKELRNSCISKRCVSLLLDLSQPLLPGRLPKWSEGPCGSPGSPGSNIEGFVCKFSFKGMCRPLALGGPGQVTYTTPFQTTSSSLEAVPFASAANVACGEGDKDDSQSHYFLCKEKAPDVFDWGSSGPLCVSPKYGCNFNNGGCHQDCFEGGDGSFLCGCRPGFRLLDDLVTCASRNPCSSSPCRGGATCIPGPHGKNYTCRCPQGYQLDWSQLDCVDVDECQDSPCAQECVNTPGSFRCECWVGYEPGGPGEGACQDVDECALGRSPCAQGCTNTEGSFHCSCEEGYVLAGEDGTQCQDVDECVGPGGPLCDSLCFNTQGSFRCGCLPGWVLAPNGVSCAMGPVSLGPPSGPPDEEYKGEREGSTVPPAATASPTRGPEGTPKSTPTTRRPLLSSDAPITSVPLEVLAPSGSPGLWREPSIHHTTAASGAQEPAGGDSSVATQNDDGTDGQKLLLFYILGTVVGILLLLALALGLLVYRKRRAKREEKKEKPQNAADSYSWVPERAESRAMENQYSPTPGTDC